The nucleotide sequence CCATATTCTTGCTTATATCCTCTAACAACTAACCTGGCCTTGTATCTGCTCACACTTCCATCTGTATTGAGCTTGATTTTGAAAACCCACTTTGTATCTATGACTTTCACACCTTCTGTTGGTTTCTCTATCAGGATCAAAGTTTCATTATCTGTAATTGACTTGCAGTATTCTTTCATGGCTTGAATCCATTTTGGAGACTTCTCAGCTTGCTTATAGGTTCTAGGCTCCATGCTAACTACCATAGCTTCTTCTGCACTTCCTATGAACTCCATCAGATCAGGTGTTGGTCCTGATAAAGCCTTTCATAGACTGATTACAGGCTCTTTATTGTTTTAGGTTGCATATCCTCAGGAATTGTTGCATCAATCTCTATGGTTTGAGCTCTAGAATCTTGTGAATTGTCTGAATCTCCTATATTTGTATCTCTAGTCTCTCCTCCTTGGTTAGATGACTTATGTGGTGTTtcttaatcatcatgcttcatCTTTGAACATAATTTTGAAATTCCTTTTACTATGCCTTTCTTTTGCATTACAGTGATATTATCCAGTCTAGCATGACCAAGCCTTTTATGCTACAGTTGAGTTGTTTCATACAATGTTGCGGTATAAAAAATTCCCTCAATGTCCTTCATTCTAACTTTGAACATCCTATTCACTTGTGGAATCCTATTAACTAACTCCTTTTTTGGATTAAAGATCAAACATTCACCATCTTCAAAGTAAACATCATATTTTTTTCTCTAAAAGTTATCCTACAGTAATCAAGTTTTGATCCAGTTCAGGAATATAGTACACATCTTCCAAAGTAGACTTTCTAGATTGTGTTTCTAACTACACAACTCATTTTCCTTCAACAGACACTAATTCCCTATTTTCAAACTTAACAACAACATCTACATTGCTAGTCTTCTAAACAAAAACATCTCACTTCCTAATCATATGATTATAACAACCACTATCCACAATTCACACATTATCTTTTTTCTTATCCCTAACTATAGAACATACCTCAACAACAAATGCACTCTCCTCTACTCCTCTTGAATTTGTAGCATTTTGTCCAGCTTGAGAACTACTAGCTTCCTGTATTTTTAGACTCATGGCACTTGAATTGTTGGATTGAGTTGATGAAGAACTAGACAATGCTCCAGGACCGATGTGATTCTGTTGATGGTATGCTATCTATGGCACTTGTGAGTAGCCTATTGCAGATTGTGTTGCAGGATAAGACAGCTGATTTATTGGAGCTTGCCAGGATGTTGATTAAGGGTTTATAGGTCTAAAGGCATAATTTGCCTGATATCGGTGAGTTGCATATTGACCTTGAGACTGTCCTAATGGTGCGAAGTTTGCATTCTGGCTTGGATGCTGATAACTGTTATTGTTCTGTCTCAGCAAGGGATGAACTGGAGATTTTCTTCCATAGTTTCTGCTCATTGGATTTTGTTGATCATCTCACCATTTTTTGTAACACATTATATCCACATGACCTTTCTTTCCACAGAAGTTGCAAATTGCAGCTTCATGCCGGAAACAACCTGATTCAGGATGGTTGTGTTTCTTGCAATGTTTGCATTCAGGAAAGCTTTCCCAATTAGAGGACCTTAGACCTTGATTGTTGTATCCTCTACCCCCAGTGTTTTTAGGCCTCCAAGATTGATAACTTTGCTGATAAGGCTGATTTTGTGGTAGGTTTTGCTGGTATGCATGATTCTGGTAATTTTGTCTATATGGTGGAGCTTGGTAAGCTTGATTCTGATATCCTTGACCCTAAAAAGGCTTACTATGATGCATATGATAAGTTTGAGGCAGTTGTTTTTGTATAATTTGTCCTGCAGATGTCTGAGATTGAATTGGCTGCACTTGAACATGACTAACAACCTGAAAAATTGCTAGAATTTGCCTCTAAATTTGTCTGAAATTTATTTGGTGGAATTGTGATTAGTGGAATGTGTTGATGCCTGAATCTTTCACTTCTGAATATAGCTACTTCCTCCTTTTCATCCTCACACCATATATGTTTTCATGTATCTCCAGAGCATTGAATATTTCTTCCAGACTAATAGAATTAGAATTTCTATCATATTCCCTGCTCGATGGTGAAATTGTTGTCTCAAATCTCCTAGTAATACTGTCAAACAGCTTTTCTATCTGTTTACGTCTTCTTACCTCCACATTGTAAGTTCTCACTTGCTATAATATCTCCATAAATCTGGTCATAGCCATACTAACAGTTTCTTCATATTTCAGAACAAACTCACCATATACCTTTTCAGCTTTCGTACCTTTGATTTTCCTAGACATAGCACTCCCTTCATACTCTAATTTTAACTTATCCCAAATTTTCTTAACACTGCTACAACCTACAATCTTTCTTAAAACAAATAAATCTACCATACTTCTCAGCCATGCTTGTTCTTTCCCATCTTTCTCTACTTCCAACTGCCTAGCTCTTCTCTCCTCCTCACTTAATTGATCCAGATCCATGCCTATTGATAGATTTCTAACCCCAACCTCACCATCACTCATACAATCAGCTCCAACTAAGATATCCCTCGCTAAAATCAACCATAACTCAAACTCTTCTCCCTTAAACTTATCTAAGTGAGAATGATTACCTGTAGAACCTCCTAATGTCAACGCCATACTTCACAGCCTCAAGATCTAAACTCAAAGCTCTAGATACCACTGTTAGATGAACTAAAATCCCCTGACAAGAGGAAGAGATCGATTCCAGCAAGTGATGAACTCAACAGCAACAAGAACACAACAAAAACAACACAAAATTGCAGAAAAACAAGTTAAAGAACTAAAGATGTACTAAGGCGGAAATCATGAATATATCCTCCATATTGATTTGATTCTAAGTTAAACTAGAGCTTAATGTTGGTATCTAAGGTGTTTTGGACCTAGAAAACTAATTTACGTGACAGATTATATGGTTTCTCTCAATACCAATACAACCGAAATTTGAAACTGATAAAAATGAATAATGGAAGCTTAAAATTTTTCATTCCATTCTAATTTGAAAAGACGAGTACAAGTGTTTATATAGGTGATCACAAGTTTACCCTAGCTGATATggaattaaataaatgaaattacAAGCTGGAAATTGCAAAACTAGAAAAATGCAAAAAGCAAAAAGCAAAAAGCAAAACCTGAAATGGTATTTTGCACGATCTCTTCTTATGAAATCTTCTAATGATTCCTTGCTTGCATTTCACTTCAGAGGTAATCCATGACGCGTTTACAAGTTGATAACACAGTAAAACTGTCAAAAATCACAGCTGAACTTCATCTTCTCTAACTCGACAAAGACACCattcatttttgttgacttttgcttgaATTTCAATTTTAAGCTTGATCAACATCATCCAAACTCCTTCAATATACTTCTACTGACTTGACTAAAGCTTAACTTGATTGAAAACAGACTTCTAAATTGAACTCGATCGAAACTTGATGAACACGAAAAAACATAGCACATACCCACTAATGTCATCTTCACCAAGGTTTTAGAACTTCAAGTAAAACATTCAGACAGCTTCATGACTTGTTCTTAACGATTTTGGATCAACGAATTCAACTGCAATAACCCAGAATGAAAACGCCCAATTCCAGTTCTTCAGCACACAACTCGATCACACATTGTGAATTCCAGACCATGTCAGACCAAATTAAACTTGCAAATCACTTCATAGCTACTAAAGGAAGCTACCCACTTAACTAATTTAATCTAATCTTATTCAAATTACTGAAAGTGAAATTCAAAGCATGAACAGTAACATAGAACCCTAGCGAAAGAGGGATTTTTGATAGAATGAACCTTAGGTCAATTGGTGAACATGTCGTTGATCACGACACTTCCCTGAATCTGCTTGTCGGTGTCTTGACCTCCGCCAATTTGAACTCCGACCGGCAAGTCATCTTTTTTGTTTTGTTCAGATAGACCCTTGATGTTTACAAAAAATACACCAAGGTCCTCAAGCTTCTGACTATGTACTTTGACGTCCTTTCTACAGAAAACATAATCTTCTTTCCTGTTCGACTTTCCAATGCATTGTTTTGCTTCTTCAAGCTTCATTAACATCTTCAGAATCATCTTCTCCATTATCAATGTTGAGACATACTTCTTTTTTTCTTcccttctttcttcttcttcttccttgttTTCTTCTTCATCAAGTTATCAACATCGTTGGTTTTCCTTTTCTTCACTTCAGCTGTATTGTTCATTTCTTTCATGGTCTCAAGCTCCTTGAGACAATCCAAACCAACATAAGTTTcagattctaaattttaagatttttgtaTCAACTgcattatatctttatatatatttaaatgtctcCTATATTTTGTATTATGAAGTTTTGTAAACCATTGAATAAATGGGGACAATTTTTACCAATTTTATCTTTTTAAACAAAAGGATAATTTTATAGAAACAAATCATATTAAATTATTTTTTAATGAGTGGTAAATGGGAGAATATGATGGACAAAACGGCATAGGTGGAGTAACTGATATAATTGACCATCATTTTCATATCATAAAATTTCTTTGCATAATTACGCGGAATAATTTAAGCaataaacattaaaattaataatctTGTTTTCTTTGGATCTAATGTGATGGTTTAGAGACTTGTCTCTTGACCATTAGATCGAAAATTCAATTACAGTTGAAACGAAAGATTAGTCTTACGACTGTCAATTGTGAGTATATCCGGAAAGACCTAAAAATAATCTTGTTTTCTTTACGAATATttttaagttattatatttattttaatgatcaaTCCTAGCAAAATTTGTAGAATGCAATCCAAGATGAAACGACATGCATCTTTTCATTATAAAAACCTATAGCCATTTCTTGCTAAAATGTCAATATATGGAGTTTGGTTGGTTAGTTCTAACTGTTTTTCACTCTTAATTAGTTTAATGAAAGAGGGTGGTTATAATTGGTCAACTACCTGATAGCAGAATTATATTATGAAATCATTTTATATAATACAACTGAAAAAtggaataataattataaatttaactcATTTGATAAAAGCTActtattataatttataaactaTTTCTTGATACattctataaatattattatactaAAGTAAAATACACACATTTtttcaaaacaaaaacaaaatgagTGAAACACATTTTAAAAAATTATCTTTCATAAATACAATATAGAGAAAATGATATTATCATCTTTGAGCTTTGTGAATTTATTATAATTGAGTGAATTGTCTTTTTAAAATTCTGGTTTATCTTTCTTATTTTATTTCAAAGATCTTTTACACTTTGACATGGAGACATCATTTAGTCCAATCCCATTGTATTGAATGGTATAAGTGATaatgaaaaaaaaatacaaaaaaaaataatggaattttgattttatttttctttttagtccaatattatatataatttaaatattttttaatattattaattaataatttatttatatgaTCAATTTCCATAATTATTTTTAAAAGGAAAAATAATTCGTTGCTCCATGAGGAGCAACATTTTAGCCGTACCCACCGATGCTTTTCAGCCAACTAGGAGAGATAAAATATTTACATAATATTttgtttgtttttatttaatttttttatattattatttttaattttttatgattataaaaataaatttacatCATTATATTTTATATTGAGAATTATGAACTCAAagagaaaaattataaaattatacaTCATTAAATTTATGTATGAATatttaaaatattttataaaaaacaaacctttaattttaaaaattataaattttttaTCTTTCTTATATGGCTCCTACATATCTAAATATGATTGGAGGGTAATATCATCTTAATGCTCCCATGAGAGAGtagcaaattttattttatttttaaataccGACTTCACGTCCGATATAATATTAGGGTATGGCctgttttaatatattaaaatgatatttcttatgtggTGAGAATTTTAGAAACTTGTTTTTGTTGGATTAATTAATGTTTGTTGGCAATGCTATGAAAAGAATTGTGAAAAAATCCCCAGCCTTAAAAAGTTTTATGTGGCCTCTTTTCTGTTGTATCGTACGCTGACAGTTGGAATATGGTCTATTTTTTATGGTTTCGTACACTGACAGTTAGAAGGAGAGACTAATCTTATGACTATCGATTGTGAGATACTCGAGGAGACCTAAAAAATATTAACGTACATCGTTAGGGACGAAAAACTTTATCAGTATATTTTAAAGAGGTTTTTTGAAGTTAAAAATTTTAAGGGTCGGTTTTCACTTTCTGATAAACTATAAAGTTATAACGGCAAAATTTACATCAATGATAAGATAGTCCCGTGTCTCGACTAAAATCTCCCATGTGGAAATATTGTCATCCCCTGGGGATGACATTAGTGAATGAAATAAATACTCTCTCCGTCACAAAATAAATGCAAATTATATGTAAAAATTTGCATCTATTTTAAGACAGAAGTAATAATatgtagtattatttttattttttattgaaCTTCCACAGTAAAAATATGTAAAAAGAGTATCTTTTACTACTGTAAGCAAATTATCCGAATACACAACAAATAAATACTTACAACGAAATAATGAATAGTAAAGTGACAATTTATTAGAGACGGAGAGAAAGTGTAACATTTCAGAAGCTTTCTGTCTTTAAAATTATCTGTAGAAAGAAAATGGTACGGCTAAATAACTACTAATGGATTCAGAATTGAATGGCGCTCGAGAGGAGTGCTTCTCTTATATGTTCTATCTTTTGACTTTATTCCTGTACACAGACAACAAAACAATTCCTAAATCctaatatacttataatatataacctTTTGATACTGAATTGCTCAACAAGTCTCTAATTATTCGAGGAGGCTGCCATTGGCTTGTTCTCCAAAAACGATCTGAAAAGAATGAATGATTGTCTAGGACGATGTAAGGGAACCTCATGTCCAGCTCCAGTAACCGTTACGAACGTCAAACCTTTGTACACTTGACTCCATCCACCAACCTATATGTATTGTAGATGAAAGCTAGTGAGATCAGATAACAGCTGTTATTCTGTCCTAAAATAATTGTCAATTTTCATTTTTATGTAATTCCCAGGTATTTTAAGACGAATGTTTTTCACGGCAGCATAGCAGTGAGAAAGAGTTTCATACCTTTCCATTATCGTACCATGGATACCAGTTAGTAATAGTTTTTAATTTCAGTGCGTCGATCGAATATCGACTTGCAGTCACTGGAACCACAGCATCGGTGTCACCACTGTAGAAAGATGTTGAGCAGAAATCATGAAAACACAGTTTGATACAGCAAGATATTCATGAACAATATTAACTCAGGCACCCACCTGTATACCCAAATCCTGAGACCTGCAGCAATTAGTTCTTTGTAAATAGGAAGCATAGAGAGTGGAGAATCCGCCCAGTAGTCTCCAACAATATCACTGCAGACAAGTCAAAGTAATGAAAATATgaataaattaattttaaaaaagaaaacaaaagaaacTCTTAGTTAACGTTAATAGTAAAAGAAATGTACCTGCAAGTTTTCCATGGATAAGGAATCGCTGTTACATTTGCATGGAGTGCTTTTTGAACTTCCGGAAGATTGAAGTAGATATTGGAATACCTCTCTGTGCAGGGATCATATGCTCTTGACATCCATGGCTGATTTTAAAAGTACAAACAAACATGAGGGAGATGGAATCATATATAGTTTACGGTTGATCACCATGTAGATTCTCAAAGCATTTTTGTCATGAGAACTTGAATTTGTAGTAAAGAAGAAAATAGAGCATAAACAATGAACCAGAAATCAAAAACTGAAGTAAATAACAGTTCCATCACTACTAAGTACTATATTCAAGTATATAAAAGACCAATCAAAGAGTAATAAAATTATAGAATCAGTAATTTTGCTATTGCCTTTAACTGGATGAGAGATTTTTTATATTACGGTCGCATGAGATTCCAACTGACTTGAGTAGACTTCCAACAGCAGATAGAAGCTTTAACTTAATCTCTAACAATCTTAAGTtccttttttcttctttttttttttttttatataagggGAAAAGTCCGCTAGACAAAGCCTTGTTGGTTTGGCACTAACACTCTTAAGTTCCTAGTTATCTCAATTCTGTCAATTACAGTTTATTAATACGCCCAAGCTTTAGTCCTAACGAACTTACACTTGAGCTTATTATTATAACAAACTGCAGGATAAATCTGGATATCATTTTTTAGCCCTCATAGTTCATACTAGTATATAAATAACATATACTTCGTAATTGTTGACAAGCATAACTTTATCAAAAAGACAAAAAGAAGAAAATAACCAATAGAAACTAAATATTGTAAAGATATTTTATTACGGGAACATAAGCCTCTACAGATTCAACAAACAAATATGCATTAAAAGGTGTCTTAGTGAAAGATGAAGGAGACTTACATAATGACCTCTTAAAGATGCAGTAGTATTGCAAGTCCGAGTATAAATACTATATGGGTCTATGTTTCCCTGTTCCATCTCTGCACTTCTTAGAGCACTCATGCATTCCACTGACGGGTGCTGAGAGGATCCAGAATCACAGGCAACTCGAAGCGATCGATAGGCCGAATCGGAAATTAAACCATGTGTCCACCAATACTCGAAGGTACCAACATAATCATGGTAGTCATCAGTGACAGCATTTCCTACCTTGTACAAAGAAACAAAGTTGAACAACATAATGATGAATGATCATATGGTAACATCACCTTTTTGAATCTTGATCATACATTAATTCTTACCAGAAATCCTTT is from Rutidosis leptorrhynchoides isolate AG116_Rl617_1_P2 unplaced genomic scaffold, CSIRO_AGI_Rlap_v1 contig186, whole genome shotgun sequence and encodes:
- the LOC139881723 gene encoding serine carboxypeptidase-like 27, with translation MAHSMLPIFCLAFLFSFSLGDQVKDRISELPGQPKNVDFSQYSGYVTVNQNAGRALFYWLIESPVNRGAESRPLVLWLNGGPGCSSVAYGAAEEVGPFRIRPDGKNLYLNPYAWNKLANLLFLESPAGVGFSYSNTGSDLYTAGDQRTAEDAYTFLVNWFERFPQYKHRDFYIAGESYAGHYVPQLSQIVYERNKGIKNPVINFKGFLVGNAVTDDYHDYVGTFEYWWTHGLISDSAYRSLRVACDSGSSQHPSVECMSALRSAEMEQGNIDPYSIYTRTCNTTASLRGHYPWMSRAYDPCTERYSNIYFNLPEVQKALHANVTAIPYPWKTCSDIVGDYWADSPLSMLPIYKELIAAGLRIWVYSGDTDAVVPVTASRYSIDALKLKTITNWYPWYDNGKVGGWSQVYKGLTFVTVTGAGHEVPLHRPRQSFILFRSFLENKPMAASSNN